In one window of Rhodopseudomonas palustris HaA2 DNA:
- the denD gene encoding D-erythronate dehydrogenase, with protein sequence MHILILGAAGMVGRKLTERLLADGRLGDREITRMTLQDVVAPATPAKAAMPITTIVSDLAEPGQAAALVAHRPEVIFHLAAIVSGEAEADFDKGYRINLDGTRHLIDAIRAEGDDYHPRLVFTSSIAVFGAPFPEKIGDEFLSAPLTSYGTQKAICELLIADYTRKGFLDGVGIRLPTICVRPGTPNKAASGFFSNIIREPLAGHEAVLPVSDDVMHWHASPRSAVSFLIHAGTMDTQAIGPRRNLSMPGLAATVGEQIAALERVAGKGVVARIRREPDPVIMGIVAGWPRNFATDRALALGFTTAEQSFDDIIRIHIEDELGGNFAA encoded by the coding sequence TTGCACATCCTCATCCTCGGCGCCGCCGGCATGGTCGGGCGCAAACTCACGGAGCGGCTGCTCGCCGACGGTCGCCTCGGTGATCGCGAGATCACCCGGATGACGCTGCAGGACGTGGTCGCGCCGGCCACGCCCGCCAAGGCGGCGATGCCGATCACGACGATCGTCAGCGATCTCGCCGAGCCGGGGCAGGCGGCGGCGCTGGTGGCGCATCGGCCGGAGGTGATCTTCCATCTCGCCGCGATCGTCTCCGGCGAGGCCGAGGCCGATTTCGACAAGGGCTACCGCATCAATCTCGACGGCACGAGGCATCTGATCGACGCGATCCGCGCGGAAGGCGACGACTATCATCCGCGGCTGGTGTTCACCTCGTCGATCGCGGTGTTCGGCGCGCCGTTCCCCGAGAAAATCGGCGACGAATTCCTCTCCGCGCCGCTCACCAGCTACGGCACCCAGAAGGCGATCTGCGAACTCTTGATCGCCGACTATACCCGCAAGGGCTTTCTCGACGGCGTCGGCATTCGCCTGCCGACGATCTGCGTCCGCCCCGGCACGCCCAACAAGGCGGCCTCCGGCTTCTTCTCCAACATCATCCGCGAGCCGCTCGCCGGCCACGAGGCGGTGCTGCCGGTCTCCGACGACGTGATGCACTGGCACGCCTCGCCGCGCTCCGCGGTCAGCTTCCTGATCCATGCCGGCACGATGGACACGCAGGCGATCGGCCCGCGCCGCAATTTGTCGATGCCCGGTCTCGCCGCCACCGTCGGCGAACAGATCGCGGCGCTCGAACGCGTCGCCGGCAAGGGCGTCGTGGCGCGGATCAGGCGCGAGCCCGATCCGGTGATCATGGGCATCGTCGCCGGCTGGCCGCGCAATTTTGCGACCGACCGCGCGCTCGCGCTCGGCTTCACCACCGCGGAACAGAGCTTCGACGACATCATCCGGATTCACATCGAGGACGAACTGGGCGGGAATTTTGCCGCCTGA